Proteins encoded within one genomic window of Actinoplanes octamycinicus:
- a CDS encoding threonine/serine dehydratase, which yields MITLADVEAAARRIDGRVRRTPLVEVEPDRFFKLEYLQHTGTFKTRGMMNKILSSEVPEAGIVAASGGNAGLAAAYAARELGVPAEVFVPVTAPAVKVAKLGKLGARVVQVGNEYAEAYAAARERTGALFCHAYDDPAMVAGNGTLGLEISGRSDTVLVAVGGGGLIAGVIAALRDTAKVVAVESANAQALHAALQNGAPVDVPVSGVAADSLGARRVGDLAFELATDAGIESLLVEDDAIVDARRRLWDDYRIVVEHGTAAAYAALTSGVYRPAPGERVITLLCGANTNPADLG from the coding sequence GTGATCACCCTTGCTGACGTGGAAGCCGCCGCCCGGCGGATCGACGGCCGGGTCCGGCGCACCCCGCTGGTCGAGGTCGAGCCGGACCGGTTCTTCAAGCTGGAGTACCTGCAGCACACCGGCACCTTCAAGACCCGCGGCATGATGAACAAGATCCTCAGCAGCGAGGTCCCGGAGGCCGGGATCGTCGCCGCCTCCGGGGGCAACGCCGGGCTGGCGGCGGCCTACGCGGCGCGCGAGCTGGGCGTGCCCGCCGAGGTGTTCGTGCCGGTCACCGCGCCCGCGGTGAAGGTGGCGAAACTCGGGAAGCTGGGTGCCCGGGTGGTGCAGGTCGGCAACGAGTACGCCGAGGCGTACGCGGCCGCCCGGGAGCGGACCGGCGCGCTGTTCTGCCACGCCTACGACGACCCGGCGATGGTCGCCGGAAACGGCACGCTAGGTCTTGAGATCTCCGGGAGATCGGACACGGTGCTCGTGGCGGTCGGCGGCGGTGGCCTCATCGCCGGGGTGATCGCCGCCCTGCGCGACACGGCCAAGGTCGTCGCCGTCGAGTCGGCGAACGCGCAGGCCCTGCACGCCGCGCTGCAGAACGGCGCGCCGGTCGACGTCCCGGTGTCCGGGGTGGCCGCCGACTCCCTCGGCGCCCGCCGGGTCGGCGACCTCGCCTTCGAGCTGGCCACCGACGCCGGGATCGAGTCCCTGCTGGTCGAGGACGACGCGATCGTCGACGCCCGGCGACGGCTCTGGGACGACTACCGGATCGTCGTCGAGCACGGCACCGCCGCCGCGTACGCCGCCCTCACCTCCGGCGTCTACCGCCCGGCCCCCGGCGAGCGGGTCATCACCCTGCTCTGCGGGGCGAACACGAACCCGGCCGATCTGGGCTGA
- a CDS encoding Nif3-like dinuclear metal center hexameric protein — translation MTGPAAVPTVRQVVDALDGRYPRSWAESWDRVGLVLGEPDHAVSRILCVVDCVPETVDQALAIGADLIVAHHPLLLKPVSSLAPDTFKGRIVHRLIRAEVALYTAHTNADVANPGVSDALAARLGLTGLRPLVPAEGAAAGEGRGVGRIGDLPEPLTLAALTALAADRLPATAAGVRAAGDPERVIRTVAVCGGAGDSFLADATRAGVDAYLCADLRHHPVSEHLADDGPAVLDAAHWATERPWLDEVASWLRSQSPVEVVVSDLDTDPWTVHVASASKETHP, via the coding sequence GTGACGGGTCCTGCGGCTGTACCGACCGTTCGCCAGGTGGTGGACGCCCTGGACGGGCGTTATCCCCGGAGCTGGGCGGAGTCCTGGGACCGGGTCGGCCTGGTCCTCGGCGAGCCCGACCACGCCGTCTCCCGCATCCTCTGCGTGGTGGACTGCGTGCCGGAGACCGTCGACCAGGCGCTCGCGATCGGCGCCGACCTGATCGTCGCGCACCACCCGCTGCTGCTCAAACCGGTGTCCTCGCTCGCCCCGGACACCTTCAAGGGCCGGATCGTGCACCGGCTGATCCGCGCCGAGGTGGCGCTCTACACCGCGCACACCAACGCGGACGTGGCGAACCCCGGCGTCTCCGACGCGCTCGCCGCCCGGCTCGGCCTGACCGGGCTGCGCCCGCTGGTGCCGGCCGAGGGCGCGGCCGCCGGCGAGGGCCGCGGCGTCGGCCGGATCGGTGACCTCCCCGAGCCGCTCACCCTGGCCGCGCTGACCGCGCTGGCCGCCGACCGGCTGCCGGCCACCGCCGCCGGAGTGCGTGCCGCCGGCGACCCGGAGCGGGTGATCCGCACGGTCGCGGTCTGCGGTGGCGCCGGCGACTCGTTCCTGGCCGATGCCACCCGCGCCGGGGTGGACGCGTATCTTTGCGCGGACCTGCGGCACCATCCGGTGAGCGAGCACCTCGCGGACGACGGCCCGGCGGTGCTCGATGCCGCCCACTGGGCCACCGAGCGACCCTGGCTCGACGAGGTGGCGTCCTGGCTGCGTTCCCAGTCACCCGTCGAAGTGGTGGTGTCCGACCTGGACACGGACCCCTGGACGGTTCATGTCGCTTCTGCGTCGAAGGAGACCCACCCGTGA
- a CDS encoding glycoside hydrolase family 18 protein, which translates to MKGFTRSLVAVAAAVTAVVAGAPAPASASHNDYVKVGYFTQWGIYGRDFQLAKVQKSGAAARLTHLNYAFGPVTADGVCASADPWADWQTPFSDANSVDGVGDVAGQPIAGNLNQLAELKKKNPKLRVLISLGGWSGSAYFSDAALTDASRKKLVSSCVDLWIKGNLPGLTEGVAAGIFDGVDLDWEWPGSAGNDGNVIRPEDKQNFTLLAAEFRAQLDRLGKTTRKHYDLTAFLPAAPAKIEAGFEVAKIFKYLDFGTLQGYDFHGTWEAKTNQQSALRVPAGAPDNPDFSGENTVNAWLAGGAPKRKLVLGLPYYGQGWTGVTGAGNGLFQPATGPAPGVFAAGTEDYKTLKKLPAQGFTVHRDLRAGHAWLFDGTTFWTYDDPAVLLQKTLYIRSRGLGGAMMWSLDGDDENATLTKTVAVGLFTGR; encoded by the coding sequence ATGAAGGGTTTCACCCGCAGTCTCGTCGCGGTCGCCGCGGCCGTCACCGCCGTCGTGGCGGGCGCGCCGGCACCGGCCTCTGCTTCTCATAACGACTACGTCAAAGTCGGATACTTCACCCAGTGGGGCATCTACGGCCGCGACTTCCAGCTGGCCAAGGTGCAGAAATCGGGCGCCGCCGCCCGGCTCACCCACCTCAACTACGCGTTCGGCCCGGTGACCGCGGACGGCGTCTGCGCCTCCGCCGACCCGTGGGCCGACTGGCAGACCCCGTTCTCCGACGCGAACAGTGTGGACGGTGTCGGTGACGTGGCCGGCCAGCCGATCGCCGGCAACCTCAACCAGCTCGCCGAGCTGAAGAAGAAGAACCCCAAGCTGCGCGTGCTGATCTCGCTGGGCGGCTGGAGCGGCTCGGCGTACTTCTCGGACGCGGCGCTGACCGACGCCTCCCGCAAGAAGCTGGTGTCGTCCTGTGTCGACCTCTGGATCAAGGGCAACCTGCCCGGCCTGACCGAGGGCGTGGCGGCCGGCATCTTCGACGGCGTCGACCTGGACTGGGAGTGGCCCGGCTCGGCCGGCAACGACGGCAACGTGATCCGGCCCGAGGACAAGCAGAACTTCACCCTGCTCGCCGCGGAGTTCCGGGCCCAGCTGGACCGGCTCGGCAAGACCACCCGCAAGCACTACGACCTGACCGCGTTCCTGCCGGCCGCCCCGGCCAAGATCGAAGCTGGGTTCGAGGTCGCCAAGATCTTCAAGTACCTGGACTTCGGCACCCTGCAGGGCTACGACTTCCACGGCACCTGGGAGGCGAAGACCAACCAGCAGTCGGCGCTGCGGGTGCCGGCCGGCGCGCCGGACAACCCGGACTTCTCCGGGGAGAACACGGTCAACGCGTGGCTGGCCGGCGGCGCGCCGAAGCGCAAGCTGGTGCTCGGCCTGCCCTACTACGGCCAGGGCTGGACCGGGGTGACCGGCGCCGGCAACGGGCTCTTCCAGCCGGCCACCGGCCCGGCGCCCGGCGTCTTCGCCGCCGGCACCGAGGACTACAAGACCCTCAAGAAACTGCCGGCACAGGGTTTCACCGTGCACCGGGATCTGCGGGCCGGTCACGCGTGGCTCTTCGACGGCACCACCTTCTGGACGTACGACGATCCGGCCGTGCTGCTCCAGAAGACTCTCTACATCCGCAGCCGTGGCCTCGGTGGCGCGATGATGTGGTCGCTCGACGGCGACGACGAGAACGCCACGCTCACCAAGACCGTGGCGGTCGGCCTGTTCACCGGGCGCTGA
- a CDS encoding toll/interleukin-1 receptor domain-containing protein: MLEDVPILLSYAPSDAPWAQWIDRSLQAAGHVVKKQPAGVDFADRIAVALSGPDRVIVLVSREHRASESDWAGMPHAPGLVVLLLDSGSPPAALRATNWKSLFELDEEEALEVLMVAVGGPQKPFSRTP; the protein is encoded by the coding sequence ATGCTGGAGGACGTGCCCATCCTCCTCTCCTACGCTCCCTCGGACGCCCCGTGGGCACAGTGGATCGACCGATCCCTGCAGGCCGCGGGCCATGTCGTGAAAAAGCAGCCGGCCGGGGTCGACTTCGCCGATCGGATAGCGGTCGCGCTATCCGGACCGGACCGGGTGATCGTTCTGGTCTCCCGGGAGCACCGGGCGTCCGAATCGGACTGGGCTGGGATGCCCCATGCGCCCGGTCTCGTGGTGCTTCTGCTGGATTCCGGATCGCCGCCCGCGGCGCTTCGCGCCACGAACTGGAAAAGCCTCTTTGAGCTGGACGAAGAGGAGGCTTTGGAGGTCTTGATGGTCGCTGTCGGCGGCCCGCAAAAGCCCTTTTCGCGTACGCCGTGA
- a CDS encoding zinc ribbon domain-containing protein, protein MKAAPEAQRRLLDLQAVDTALAQLAHRRKSLPELAEIEAVAREISALEDERVRAQVAVDDLDRDIARFEKDIDQVRQRKAKDQKQLDAGGSLKQVEGLQHELATLNRRQSELEDAELELMEQREAAAAALTEVQDRITAAVRRRDDAERRRDETSAEIVKEQEFKAASRAPLANDLPADLVTLYDKIRTETGMGAALVYAGRCGACRIELYGADLNRVKSAPADEVVRCEECRRIMVRTSESGL, encoded by the coding sequence GTGAAGGCCGCCCCGGAAGCCCAGCGCCGCCTGCTCGACCTGCAGGCCGTCGACACCGCCCTGGCCCAGCTGGCGCACCGCCGCAAGAGCCTGCCCGAGCTCGCCGAGATCGAGGCGGTGGCCCGGGAGATCTCCGCGCTCGAGGACGAGCGGGTCCGCGCCCAGGTCGCGGTCGACGACCTGGACCGGGACATCGCCCGGTTCGAGAAGGACATCGACCAGGTGCGGCAGCGCAAGGCGAAGGACCAGAAACAGCTGGACGCGGGCGGCTCGCTGAAGCAGGTCGAGGGCCTGCAGCACGAGCTGGCCACGCTGAACCGGCGGCAGTCCGAGCTGGAGGACGCCGAGCTGGAGCTGATGGAGCAGCGCGAGGCGGCGGCCGCGGCGCTGACCGAGGTGCAGGACCGGATCACCGCGGCGGTGCGCCGGCGGGATGACGCCGAGCGGCGCCGCGACGAGACGTCCGCCGAGATCGTCAAGGAGCAGGAGTTCAAGGCGGCGTCCCGGGCCCCGCTCGCCAACGACCTGCCGGCCGACCTGGTCACCCTGTACGACAAGATCCGCACCGAGACCGGGATGGGCGCGGCGCTGGTCTACGCCGGCCGCTGCGGCGCCTGCCGGATCGAGCTGTACGGCGCCGACCTGAACCGGGTGAAGTCCGCCCCGGCCGACGAGGTGGTGCGCTGTGAGGAGTGCCGCCGGATCATGGTGCGTACCTCGGAGTCGGGCCTGTGA
- a CDS encoding sulfite exporter TauE/SafE family protein, whose translation MDVTHVVLLVVAGVAAGGVNAIAGGGSLITFPSLIATGLPSVTANVTNSVSVFPGYVSSVAGSRADLAGQGRRVRAVLPGAVLGSVGGCALLLSTPGRVFEVIVPFLVLGAAATLAFQERLRGLVGHPRAMSPRRAAITTQAVVFVGAVYGGYFGAALGVMYVAALALVLDEPLKRINALKNVLSATVGLVTVLVFGFFADVDWGAVAVLAPATIVGGYVGARLARRLPARVLKWVIVTFGTTIGLILLYRAFA comes from the coding sequence ATGGATGTGACGCACGTGGTGTTGCTGGTGGTCGCCGGGGTGGCGGCCGGTGGGGTGAACGCGATCGCCGGGGGCGGGTCGCTGATCACGTTCCCCAGTCTGATCGCCACCGGGCTGCCGTCGGTCACGGCGAACGTGACGAACTCGGTGTCGGTGTTCCCGGGGTACGTCTCCAGCGTCGCCGGGAGCCGGGCCGACCTCGCCGGGCAGGGGCGGCGGGTGCGCGCGGTGCTGCCCGGCGCGGTGCTCGGCTCGGTGGGTGGCTGTGCGCTGCTGCTGTCGACGCCCGGGCGGGTGTTCGAGGTGATCGTGCCGTTCCTGGTGCTCGGGGCGGCGGCGACGCTGGCCTTCCAGGAGCGGCTGCGCGGGCTGGTCGGGCATCCGCGGGCGATGTCGCCGCGGCGGGCCGCGATCACCACCCAGGCCGTGGTGTTCGTCGGGGCGGTGTACGGCGGGTACTTCGGGGCGGCCCTCGGCGTGATGTACGTGGCGGCGCTCGCCCTGGTCCTGGACGAGCCCTTGAAGCGGATCAACGCGTTGAAGAACGTGCTGTCGGCGACGGTGGGACTGGTCACCGTGCTGGTCTTCGGGTTCTTCGCGGACGTGGACTGGGGCGCGGTGGCGGTGCTGGCGCCGGCCACGATCGTCGGCGGCTACGTGGGGGCGCGGCTGGCCCGGCGACTGCCGGCCCGGGTGCTCAAGTGGGTGATCGTGACGTTCGGAACGACGATCGGCCTGATCCTGCTCTACCGCGCCTTCGCCTGA
- a CDS encoding DUF2637 domain-containing protein gives MTLTQQFATEYAKGAVPGMLKAIRTIKRANNGILAGALAASYLHQGHYLVSLGAGLFSWIVPAVFDLAMLSMLTISQTAGMAQDARKAALKVLVLVVSISAAVNFAAPGPLGLRVIFALVVGLVAGVEWVAAKIRPDFAAIEAREVEATADVRPARRLDPEVARQRAAKAAVTRRANQAAKAAEDAARSRGAKAAERARVRAAKDVLEQAELEGFFAQPAYPQGAYPHPEVTQQVRVRQ, from the coding sequence ATGACGCTGACGCAGCAGTTCGCCACCGAATACGCCAAGGGCGCGGTGCCGGGCATGCTGAAAGCGATCCGGACCATCAAACGCGCCAACAACGGGATCCTGGCCGGCGCGCTCGCCGCCAGCTACCTGCATCAGGGGCACTACCTGGTGAGCCTCGGCGCCGGACTCTTCTCGTGGATCGTGCCGGCCGTTTTTGATCTGGCCATGCTGTCCATGCTGACGATCAGCCAGACCGCCGGGATGGCCCAGGACGCGCGCAAGGCCGCGCTCAAGGTGCTGGTCCTGGTGGTCAGCATCTCCGCCGCGGTCAACTTCGCGGCGCCCGGACCGCTCGGTCTGCGGGTCATCTTCGCCCTGGTCGTCGGCCTGGTCGCGGGCGTCGAATGGGTGGCCGCCAAGATCCGCCCGGACTTCGCCGCGATCGAGGCCCGCGAGGTCGAGGCGACCGCGGACGTGCGGCCCGCCCGGCGCCTCGACCCCGAGGTGGCCCGGCAGCGGGCGGCGAAGGCCGCGGTCACCCGCCGCGCGAACCAGGCGGCCAAGGCCGCCGAGGACGCCGCCCGGTCGCGGGGGGCCAAGGCCGCCGAAAGGGCTCGGGTACGCGCGGCGAAGGACGTTCTGGAACAGGCGGAACTGGAGGGCTTCTTCGCGCAGCCGGCATATCCGCAGGGGGCCTATCCGCACCCCGAGGTGACCCAGCAGGTCCGGGTCCGGCAGTGA
- a CDS encoding bifunctional RNase H/acid phosphatase: MSGGDLRVVVEADGGSRGNPGPAGYGAVVKDTAGEVLLERFAALGTTTNNVAEYSGLIAGLRAALELNATRVDVRMDSKLVIEQMAGRWQIKNAGLRPLAAEAAGLVAKFREVTWSWIPRERNKDADALANRAMDGETESAREPREAPAPKSWAPPELENATRLILVRHGATAMTAQGRYSGRGDVPLTDEGEAQAMAAAGRVAGLSRDVGAVLASPLARCVRTAELIAAEVGGLPVTVMDDLIECDFGLWEGKTFAEVQEGWPREMAAWLESTSVAPPRGESFQAVAKRVRGAMAKIVQAYPGQVVVVVSHVSPIKLILRDALAAGDAFLHRLFLDAAGVSTMDIWPDGNIAVRSVNETAHLR, encoded by the coding sequence GTGAGTGGCGGTGACCTGCGGGTTGTCGTCGAGGCGGACGGTGGGTCGCGGGGCAACCCCGGCCCGGCCGGGTACGGCGCGGTGGTCAAGGACACGGCCGGCGAGGTGCTGCTGGAGCGGTTCGCCGCGCTGGGCACCACCACGAACAACGTCGCCGAGTACTCCGGGCTGATCGCCGGCCTGCGTGCCGCGCTCGAGCTGAACGCCACCCGGGTGGACGTCCGGATGGACTCCAAGCTGGTGATCGAGCAGATGGCCGGCCGCTGGCAGATCAAGAACGCCGGTCTGCGCCCGCTGGCCGCCGAGGCGGCCGGGCTGGTCGCCAAGTTCCGCGAGGTCACCTGGAGCTGGATCCCGCGGGAGCGGAACAAGGACGCGGACGCCCTGGCCAACCGGGCGATGGACGGCGAGACCGAGTCCGCGCGGGAGCCGCGGGAGGCGCCGGCGCCGAAGTCGTGGGCGCCGCCCGAGCTGGAGAACGCCACCCGGCTGATCCTGGTCCGGCACGGCGCGACCGCGATGACCGCGCAGGGCCGCTACTCCGGGCGCGGCGACGTGCCGCTCACCGACGAGGGTGAGGCCCAGGCGATGGCCGCGGCCGGCCGGGTGGCCGGGCTGTCCCGGGACGTCGGCGCGGTGCTGGCCTCGCCGCTGGCCCGCTGCGTGCGGACCGCCGAGCTGATCGCCGCCGAGGTGGGCGGGCTCCCGGTGACCGTGATGGACGACCTGATCGAGTGCGACTTCGGGCTCTGGGAGGGCAAGACCTTCGCCGAGGTGCAGGAGGGCTGGCCGCGGGAGATGGCCGCCTGGCTGGAGTCGACCAGCGTGGCGCCGCCGCGGGGGGAGTCGTTCCAGGCGGTGGCCAAGCGGGTGCGCGGCGCGATGGCGAAGATCGTGCAGGCGTACCCCGGACAGGTCGTCGTGGTGGTCTCGCACGTGTCGCCGATCAAGCTGATCCTCCGCGATGCCCTCGCCGCCGGCGACGCCTTCCTGCACCGGCTGTTCCTGGACGCAGCGGGCGTTTCCACCATGGACATCTGGCCGGACGGCAACATCGCGGTGCGGTCGGTGAACGAGACCGCCCATCTTCGATAG
- a CDS encoding DUF3311 domain-containing protein, whose protein sequence is MAEPKSPPPRTDSSPWNWLLLVPIVVPLLTPLYNHVEPRLGGFPLFYWLQLAFILLGVGTTTLVYQMTRKRRGDRP, encoded by the coding sequence ATGGCGGAGCCGAAATCCCCACCACCCCGTACCGATAGCAGTCCCTGGAACTGGTTGCTGCTGGTGCCGATCGTGGTGCCGCTGCTGACCCCGTTGTACAACCACGTCGAGCCGCGGCTCGGCGGATTCCCGCTCTTCTACTGGCTGCAGCTGGCCTTCATCCTGCTCGGCGTCGGCACCACCACGCTGGTCTACCAGATGACCAGGAAGCGTCGGGGTGACCGGCCATGA
- a CDS encoding type I glyceraldehyde-3-phosphate dehydrogenase, which translates to MTVAIGINGLGRIGRSLTRIVAAAPNPGVSIAAVNDIAPTEKLAYGLRRDSVRGAFPGTVTARGDHLVVNDHAIRAYHHERPERIPWADQGVDVVIEATGRFRAGTTARTHITHGGARKVVISASADDPDAFLVYGANHLSYNPAVHDVVSPASCGVNALTVMAKVLLDRFGLHSVNTSVMLATQGWQRVQDSLIGTSRDDPRLGRATGESIIPHNHVVGDLVRVALPEIGEMRYSYYCVPTPVGSLAELSGQTDRPVTVEEVNRAMAEAAAGPLRGILAYDPDPTVSIDVKNNPASCLFDPSGTQATADGGVKVRGWFDNEWGFSNRLLDLARLIGERLPVPSTQVSWSVA; encoded by the coding sequence ATGACTGTCGCGATCGGGATCAACGGCCTAGGGCGGATCGGTCGCAGCTTGACCCGAATCGTCGCGGCGGCCCCGAACCCGGGTGTCTCGATTGCCGCGGTGAACGACATCGCGCCCACCGAGAAACTGGCGTACGGGCTGCGCCGGGACAGTGTCCGGGGAGCTTTCCCGGGCACGGTGACCGCCCGCGGTGACCACCTGGTGGTGAACGACCACGCCATCCGGGCCTACCACCACGAGCGGCCGGAACGCATCCCGTGGGCCGACCAGGGGGTGGACGTGGTGATCGAGGCGACCGGCCGGTTCCGGGCCGGCACCACGGCGCGCACCCACATCACCCACGGCGGCGCCCGCAAGGTGGTGATCAGCGCGTCGGCCGACGACCCGGACGCCTTCCTGGTCTACGGCGCCAACCACCTCAGCTACAACCCGGCCGTGCACGACGTGGTCTCCCCGGCCTCCTGCGGGGTGAACGCGCTCACCGTGATGGCGAAGGTGCTGCTCGACCGGTTCGGCCTGCACTCGGTGAACACCTCGGTGATGCTGGCCACCCAGGGCTGGCAGCGGGTGCAGGACTCGCTGATCGGCACCTCGCGGGACGATCCGCGGCTGGGCCGGGCCACCGGGGAGAGCATCATCCCGCACAACCACGTGGTCGGCGACCTGGTCCGGGTGGCGCTGCCGGAGATCGGCGAGATGCGCTACAGCTACTACTGCGTGCCCACCCCGGTCGGCTCGCTCGCCGAGCTCTCCGGGCAGACCGACCGGCCGGTGACGGTCGAGGAGGTGAACCGGGCGATGGCCGAGGCGGCCGCCGGCCCGCTGCGCGGCATTCTGGCGTACGACCCGGACCCGACCGTCTCGATCGACGTCAAGAACAATCCGGCGTCCTGCCTCTTCGACCCGTCCGGCACCCAGGCCACCGCGGACGGCGGGGTGAAGGTGCGCGGCTGGTTCGACAACGAGTGGGGCTTCTCGAACCGGCTGCTCGACCTCGCCCGGCTGATCGGGGAGCGGTTACCCGTCCCGTCCACGCAGGTGAGTTGGAGCGTCGCCTAG
- the mctP gene encoding monocarboxylate uptake permease MctP, giving the protein MSDHITEIVIFTVLFLLVSGMGFVAARWRAPQDMAHLDEWGLGGRSFGGWITWFLVGGDLYTAYTFVAVPALMFGAGAAGFFAVPYTVVIYPLFFLVLIRLWSVSHRHGFVTPADFVRTRYDSPTLALLIAITGIVATMPYIALQLVGIEAVLKTMGVTGDSPLARHAPIIIAFAILAAYTYQSGLRAPALIAFVKDTLIYIVIAVAVIYLPYKLGGWGAIFDAADAKFTASPAPGDGIILNANNQVQYFTLALGSALALFLYPHSITGVLASRNRDVIKRNMSALPAYSFLLGLIALLGFMAIAAGVKPLPGGKPGTVDSNTVVPLLFDMQFPAWFAGVAFAAIGIGALVPAAIMSIAAANLFTRNIYKEYLKRDATPAQEAGVAKITSLVVKIGAVAFIVFLDPQFSIDLQLIGGVIILQTAPSVILGLYGRWLHRGALIIGWVAGMLLAFWMLWQIPNAATKRAHFGGSAFPLSEFGLDSSKTIYVGFVAVLVNLVVAVLATWWLRVMKVNPGTDGTTPDDYFADEGDPRISKERAGTVDTVSST; this is encoded by the coding sequence ATGAGCGACCACATCACCGAGATCGTCATCTTCACGGTCCTCTTCCTGCTGGTCAGCGGGATGGGCTTCGTGGCCGCCCGGTGGCGCGCCCCGCAGGACATGGCCCACCTCGACGAGTGGGGGCTGGGCGGGCGCAGCTTCGGCGGCTGGATCACCTGGTTCCTGGTCGGCGGTGACCTCTACACGGCGTACACGTTCGTCGCCGTCCCCGCGCTGATGTTCGGCGCCGGCGCCGCCGGGTTCTTCGCGGTGCCCTACACCGTGGTGATCTACCCGCTGTTCTTCCTGGTGCTGATCCGGCTCTGGTCGGTGTCGCACCGGCACGGCTTCGTGACCCCGGCCGACTTCGTCCGCACCCGGTACGACTCGCCGACGCTGGCCCTGCTGATCGCGATCACCGGGATCGTGGCCACCATGCCGTACATCGCGCTGCAGCTGGTCGGCATCGAGGCGGTGCTCAAGACGATGGGGGTGACCGGGGACAGCCCGCTGGCCCGGCACGCGCCGATCATCATCGCGTTCGCCATCCTGGCGGCCTACACCTACCAGTCCGGGCTGCGGGCGCCGGCGCTGATCGCCTTCGTCAAGGACACCCTGATCTACATCGTGATCGCGGTGGCGGTCATCTACCTGCCGTACAAGCTGGGCGGCTGGGGCGCGATCTTCGACGCGGCGGACGCCAAGTTCACCGCGTCACCGGCGCCCGGCGACGGGATCATCCTGAACGCCAACAACCAGGTGCAGTACTTCACCCTGGCGCTCGGCTCGGCGCTCGCGCTCTTCCTCTACCCGCACAGCATCACCGGCGTGCTGGCCAGCCGGAACCGGGACGTGATCAAGCGGAACATGTCCGCGCTGCCGGCCTACAGCTTCCTGCTCGGCCTGATCGCGCTGCTCGGCTTCATGGCCATCGCGGCCGGGGTGAAGCCGCTGCCCGGCGGCAAGCCCGGGACGGTGGACAGCAACACGGTCGTGCCGCTGCTGTTCGACATGCAGTTCCCGGCCTGGTTCGCCGGCGTCGCCTTCGCCGCGATCGGGATCGGCGCCCTGGTGCCGGCCGCGATCATGTCGATCGCCGCGGCCAACCTGTTCACCCGCAACATCTACAAGGAGTACCTGAAGCGGGACGCCACCCCGGCCCAGGAGGCCGGCGTCGCCAAGATCACCTCGTTGGTGGTGAAGATCGGGGCGGTCGCCTTCATCGTCTTCCTCGACCCGCAGTTCTCCATCGACCTGCAGCTGATCGGCGGCGTGATCATCCTGCAGACCGCGCCGTCGGTGATCCTCGGCCTCTACGGCCGCTGGTTGCACCGGGGCGCGCTGATCATCGGCTGGGTGGCCGGCATGCTGCTGGCGTTCTGGATGCTCTGGCAGATCCCGAACGCGGCCACCAAGCGCGCGCACTTCGGCGGGTCGGCCTTCCCGCTCTCCGAGTTCGGCCTGGACTCCTCCAAGACCATCTACGTGGGCTTCGTGGCGGTGCTGGTGAACCTGGTGGTTGCGGTGCTGGCCACCTGGTGGCTGCGGGTGATGAAGGTGAACCCGGGAACGGACGGCACCACGCCGGACGACTACTTCGCCGACGAGGGCGACCCGCGGATCTCCAAGGAGCGGGCCGGCACCGTGGACACGGTCTCCTCCACCTGA